The Octopus sinensis unplaced genomic scaffold, ASM634580v1 Contig03110, whole genome shotgun sequence genome has a segment encoding these proteins:
- the LOC115227439 gene encoding uncharacterized protein LOC115227439 — YNYNREDEEIYKEFLEIDTDFIPQIVKSVDRHKKGSILRDPECYADLLRFYDGICEWEEGSSTPVLHVGWATHLVFSLTKFDPRVRQSIDLHIEDKEEELEAEDTIPDEMKENADNENNIEKNDETSITESLNKKYSKKRRRKSGQSQKFDNKKHNNNNNDETSDQNKILLGVTKSFEKINGKSSEDQIKCAIEELVSKTEEDGQDNIPNSNITALAQACGESILNPDYLLGSGEPFALASATGGATNADTKVDYDEFLSTKSNGTPFFGMTVDSLLKAESPADMMMCRKSADGAANSYVLPTVSLALRSKKMKGLRKILQSAKLNASAIKLQLTAQSQVEFRHNKRGLEAADQTSTRKRLRRE; from the coding sequence ATATAATTACAACCGTGAAGATGAAGAAATTTACAAAGAGTTTCTAGAAATTGATACTGATTTCATTCCGCAAATTGTTAAATCTGTTGACAGACATAAAAAAGGTAGCATTTTAAGAGATCCAGAATGCTATGCTGATCTGCTGAGATTCTACGATGGTATTTGTGAATGGGAAGAAGGCAGTTCAACTCCAGTCCTGCATGTTGGCTGGGCAACACACTTAGTATTTTCATTGACTAAATTTGATCCACGAGTTCGACAAAGCATTGATCTGCACattgaagacaaagaagaagaattggaagctGAAGATACAATACCGGATGAGATGAAAGAGAATGCTGACAATGAAAACAATATCGAGAAAAATGATGAGACCTCAATTACAGAAAGTTTGaacaaaaaatattctaaaaagcGACGCCGCAAATCAGGACAATCACAGAAGTTTGACAAcaaaaaacacaataataataacaatgatgaaacTAGTGATCAGAATAAGATTTTGTTGGGTGTTACAAAGTCTTTTGAAAAGATCAATGGCAAGTCAAGTGAGGACCAAATTAAATGTGCTATAGAAGAATTAGTGTCCAAGACTGAAGAAGATGGTCAAGATAATATCCCAAATTCTAATATAACTGCTTTGGCACAGGCATGCGGAGAGTCAATATTGAACCCTGATTATTTGCTTGGCAGTGGGGAGCCATTTGCTTTAGCTTCGGCTACAGGCGGCGCTACTAATGCAGATACTAAAGTTGATTACGATGAATTTCTCAGTACCAAGTCAAATGGAACACCGTTCTTTGGCATGACAGTGGATTCTCTTCTTAAAGCTGAAAGTCCTGCTGACATGATGATGTGTCGAAAGTCTGCTGATGGGGCAGCAAACTCTTATGTGTTGCCAACTGTCTCCCTAGCTTTACGgagtaaaaaaatgaaaggttTGAGGAAAATCTTGCAGTCAGCTAAACTGAATGCGAGTGCTATAAAACTTCAGCTTACTGCACAATCCCAAGTAGAATTCAGGCATAATAAGCGTGGTCTAGAAGCTGCTGATCAGACTTCAACAAGGAAACGTCTGCGACGAGAGTAA